The Juglans regia cultivar Chandler chromosome 11, Walnut 2.0, whole genome shotgun sequence genome contains the following window.
tTAAACATAGTTTAATTGACGCTGGGGGCAGTTGAAGATATGGACAACTACAATTGAGAATTTCTCTacgtaattatttatttctgtGGACCAGACCTTAGGCTCTCTAATCCCAGTTTCCAAGTATTTATGAGATTAACTTATAAAGTTGACTAAGaggtttagataatgagttgataatttatgagaatttaaagttgaataaattattattttaatattattttttaataatttttatatgtaattgctcagaaaattataatgttatatatactaataataataatgatgattatGACGAAAATTATCCACCAAACTGAAAGTACGCAGATCAGATCATGATCTGAAATGGCAACTCCTCGGATGTTCCACGCCCATCTGGCCGGCGGTCCAGCACATGAGTTataataaagagtaatgttacatgcagTCGTATAATGCGTAAATATTatacagtcgttttaaaaaaaatgaaatctattattaaataattaatttcttttcatgtggatcccatatttatttactttttttaaagcgactgcacactcacgactataGAGACAAATCTATACTGCAAGTCcattataataaaagtattgaatttcgtaaataaataaatcactttttttcgtaataaaatttatttttttataaaagatttgtatgaaatttgtatatatatatatatatatatcattatttaaaatattttttactcatTTTATCAATTCATCAACGACAGATTATATATTCTAGTATAAaagtattaactaataattCTAACTTGGTCCTCCTTTCGAATATTTGCCCTTGAGGCCAAAATGTCCCTTTCATATTGGCTTTTCCCATTGATCTCAATCTAATGAggaatgaaaaaacaaaaacaagtgcAAATCCCACTGCTTACGAATGTTgtttataaactaaaatgacGTTTTGATGATGCTAAAACACGCAATCAAAAGTCTCTTATCTTAGTTATCAAGCACTATGCTgcaaaactaattaaataaataaagtatattaacaggGCTTTGTCTTTAATTGGTTGccatacaaatattataattaataggtaggaattaaaagagaaaaaaaaaatgcatggtgAGATGAAAGCATCAAATGGGTTATAGTGTCTGAACACGACAATGACTACATCAAACTTATCATAGGTCAAGCGTCAAATATCTCACTTTTGTACTTAGATTTATTAATGAGTTttatttactaaaaaatataagaatatttagcactaaaatattttataaaaaaattataaattaatgttatttGACATCatttattagattgtaaagctacttaaattataaaataaatctgataGAATTTATCGTATGAAACTATATcagtttgaattttataaatttattcttataaaatttctttgtgaccGTAACATTTGCCAAAATAAAAACCTTTCAATTTCGTCGACTAGGTACGGAAGtgaaaattcatcaatattataaggaaaatgtataattataataaaaaaaatactataaataatattatattaattacaaagatattcataatttaaaacatcCTTATATAAAGAATTTAACTGTGGATGAAAGTGCGCAGCCAAGAACATAGCAAAAAAAAAGTATcctacttttattttcattcattttgctTTTATACTTTTCGTGACATCGTTAATATTGTAGTATCATCACGAAAAAACACCTTAGTTTTAGCAAGATTAGGCATGTTttgcaaattttcaaaatttctagtaattgtaattttcatattagttaaataaaaaaaattatttcaaattttaaactttttatctaatcattattcaaatttaaaaatcaatacaattttacaaacttaaaaaaatatatattaaaaaatactatttaattttagatttttaatattttcatttaatcattattcaaacacaaacatcaATACATcttttacaaaattcaaaattcaaaacaaaatacaaaaatcaatacaaattttataaaattgatcgacacaaaaataatattaaaaagttatattaaaataattttttaattttataatagcattactcaattttttctctttcatctcccaaattccaataaaaaatattcactcaaattattttactattatttataaaattttaatatattccAAATGTCCAAACATGTCCAATCTCGATGCTTCCATCGATCAAGTCTTgttgtttagaaaaattaataacGTTGCTAATTCATACTTTTGTTCAGTAAAAGAATGTTTAAAGTAAACATGAATTTATTAGTTAAAAAGTCCGTGAATTTTGCATTTTTTCCATTACTAATCAAGTAAAATAACTATTGTATTGAAGTTGTGAAAattgatacataaaattaaaaagttgtttgcacaactttaaaaatttacgagaattttcaattaggtaatgattcatctacaattattttataattcatttataattcattttaaatcaattaatataattgtgacactgttttaaaaataattttaattttatttaactatccttcgttttaaataaagtaataaattaGTTATAGATTAATTGTAAGCTTacgatttttcttttgagcatTGATTTGGTATGATCGTACTAATAGATCAGGGGTGCGGCTACTAGCTAAGCGTTGACCAAAATCTGCTTAGGCCCTACTCTGTCTGATCACTTATGTCAACCCTACGTCTCGCAACCatcaatatttaaagaaaaaatctcccTAACTTCTTATTATTCACGTAATctttatacatcatatatttttaattttttttattatttttttattaaatatttaatatataaataataaataaaaaaattaaattatttaaaaaaaataaactcaaaaaatatttaaaaaaaatataatatataaaagttgaagaagttgtgtagcattattcatatttaaaagataattaatatatacataatgtCCCAATCACTATTTaatatagaataataataataataataaatagagatTAAAGGATACTTAAGCATGCACCAGATCaacgtattaaaaaataaaaaatattagtatgttGTCCCGTCATTTAAaccatttatgtaatttttttttttatgtaacatattatataaaatcatattgttTTATGTATGTAACTCTTTTGCTACTAAAATAATTCTCAGCGGAATACAATTCTCGGTAGATGATATTGCTAATCATGTTGCATGCATCACTGGGATTACTTGAGTAGTACTACATGCATGATGTGTGTACATGCATCTTCCGAGTGTACAGGAAGACAAATTGCCAACCCGGCGGCTGCCTGTCGTCAATGCATGGTCGGTCATGTGTGAAAtccaaattaatttctttgctTAATTTCCTGTGAATCGGTCCTTATGGTTTACTGGCCGGGTTGTCAATTTCCagaacaatataaataaattattagtttaatacaaattttatattggGACCAAGTCTTCAAATCAATGTCtagtttattttaaagaaacatctaatctcatctcatcttattttattattataatttttttaaatttttacataaaataaataattcaatttttttaaatcttaaaataaaaataatatcaaaaaatatattttaataatattttatttaactttttaacttcgatatcaacttatttaatttaacGAAAACAAAGTAGCCTAAGAGTAACAGCAATCGTGACAGTTTACCacacagtttttttaaaaaagaaaaaagaaaaaaacaaaagcagtTCCTTGCTCGCAGGAGCTAGATAAACTAGTATATAAAGCCTCATAATATTATCTCCTTCCAACCTAGCAACACTTAAAAGAGTTGCATTCTCTAAGCTGCCTAGCTCGCATGTGCAGATCAGCCATGGATTCTCTCTTACAAGTTGGTTTGGGATCTTTGCCTTTGACTGTCTTCCTTATGATCATCATCCCCTTGCTGTTCTTGTTGAGTCTGGTTTTTCTTGTCCGCAGAAAGTTACCATATCCGCCGGGGCCTAAAGGGTTGCCGATCGTCGGCAACATGGGGTTGATGGACCAGTTAACGCACCGGGGCCTGGCCAAATTGGCGAAGCAATACGGTGGAATCTTTCACCTCCGGATAGGGTACTTACACATGGTGGCCGTGTCGAGCCCCGAGGTGGCGCGCCAGGTCCTTCAGGTTCAGGACAGCATCTTCTCCAATCGTCCTGCCACCGTAGCCATCAAGTACCTCACCTATGACCGTGCAGACATGGCCTTTGCTCACTACGGTCCCTTCTGGCGACAGATGCGGAAGCTCTGCGTCATGAAGCTCTTCAGCCGCAAAAGGGAGGAGTCGTGGGATTCCGTGCGAGAGGAGGTCGACGCGACTGTGCTTGCCGTGGCATCCAACACCGGCAAGCCGGTGAACATCGGGGAGATGGTATTTGAACTGACAAAGAATATAATCTATCGGGCAGCTTTCGGGACGCTGTCGCACGAAGGACAGGAGGAGTTCATTGGGATACTGCAGGAGTTCTCCAAGCTGTTTGGAGCTTTCAATATCGCGGATTTCATTCCTTGGCTGGGATGGGTTGATCCGCAGGGACTCAATGCCCGGCTGGCTAAGGCTCGTCACTCACTGGACGGGTTCATCGACAACATCATCGACGATcacttggagaagaagaagaacaagaaaacgGTTGCGTCGGTCTGTGAGGAAACTGATATGGTGGACGATATGCTAGCTTTTTACAGCGAGGAAGGAAAAGTTGGCGAGTCCGATGACTCCATCAAACTCTCCAAAGATAACATCAAAGCCATCATCAtggtaagataaatttagatcatcctaataatttattaattaggTTTAACCAGTggtttttttaactctttttagTCTATTAATTTAAACACTAATTTTGGTAACTATTATTTTGgtataactattattttctaCTTGAATTAATCAATCAACATCTTCTAGTGGAATAGATACATCAAGTGACATGAGCTTTACATCATTTATACCGACAGCTATACATGTTATAGGTACAGTCTATTAATTGGAGCAATAACttaaatttatctttgaatgaataaattagataatatatagtaatCCTAATCATGGCTTATTACCACTGGATAAATACAAACAAGATCTCATACCTTAAGTGGGAAATAGATTTGAAATCTGAgacagacatatatatatataatatatatatatatgtgctttACCGATTcaagatttaatattttttgaaaattaggtGAGGAATACtttataaatgtttaataaatatcactacaagaaaaataaatttttgtaattaatttattgcaACCAAAAGACTTTTTACagttaattttaattacaaatagtcatttcgctaaAATTAACTAACTACAAATAAGCAGtctttttgtaataaattatttttatgtgtctATTTATTTCTCACTTGAGATTATTAAATTTGAGCAAAAGTtttgaaatcaatattttttctagcACGAAAAGCCTATGCATGTGACAATTGAGTAACTAATCGATCAATCAAGGGATCAGAGCTTCTTTCCTCAACAAACACGACGAGATAAATTATTGTTCATTCAAACTAATACACGACATAATATTAGTCATGAACTCATTTTAAACGATCAAAGAAAATTCAGTGACTCACAATAATTTGTtctaaattaacaatatatcgCTATATGTGTATTAATATGCAGGACGTGATGTTTGGTGGGACGGAGACAGTGGCGTCAGCGATAGAGTGGGCCATGGCAGAGCTGATGAAAAGTCCAGAGGATCTCAAGAAGGTCCAACAAGAGCTCGCCGACGTTGTGGGTTTGGATCGCCGAGTTGAAGAGAGCCACTTCGAGAAGCTAACCTACCTTAAATGCTCTCTCAAGGAGACTCTACGCCTCCACCCACCGATTCCCCTACTCCTCCACGAGACCGCTGAGGAGACCGAGGTATCTGGCTACAGGATTCCAGCGAAGTCACGTGTGATGATCAATGTGTGGGCGATCGGCAGGGATCAGAATTCTTGGGAGGACCCTGAGGACTTCAAGCCCTCGAGATTCCTAAGAGAGGGCATGCCGGACTTTAAAGGCAgtaattttgagtttattccaTTCGGTTCAGGTCGGAGGTCCTGCCCTGGGATGCAGCTCGGGCTATACGCTTTGGACTTGGCCGTGGCTCACCTCCTCCATTGTTTCACGTGGGAGTTGCCGGACGGGATGAAGC
Protein-coding sequences here:
- the LOC108992054 gene encoding cytochrome P450 84A1-like isoform X1 — its product is MCRSAMDSLLQVGLGSLPLTVFLMIIIPLLFLLSLVFLVRRKLPYPPGPKGLPIVGNMGLMDQLTHRGLAKLAKQYGGIFHLRIGYLHMVAVSSPEVARQVLQVQDSIFSNRPATVAIKYLTYDRADMAFAHYGPFWRQMRKLCVMKLFSRKREESWDSVREEVDATVLAVASNTGKPVNIGEMVFELTKNIIYRAAFGTLSHEGQEEFIGILQEFSKLFGAFNIADFIPWLGWVDPQGLNARLAKARHSLDGFIDNIIDDHLEKKKNKKTVASVCEETDMVDDMLAFYSEEGKVGESDDSIKLSKDNIKAIIMDVMFGGTETVASAIEWAMAELMKSPEDLKKVQQELADVVGLDRRVEESHFEKLTYLKCSLKETLRLHPPIPLLLHETAEETEVSGYRIPAKSRVMINVWAIGRDQNSWEDPEDFKPSRFLREGMPDFKGSNFEFIPFGSGRRSCPGMQLGLYALDLAVAHLLHCFTWELPDGMKPSELDMNDLFGLTAPRASRLIAIPSKRVVCPLV
- the LOC108992054 gene encoding cytochrome P450 84A1-like isoform X2, with amino-acid sequence MGLMDQLTHRGLAKLAKQYGGIFHLRIGYLHMVAVSSPEVARQVLQVQDSIFSNRPATVAIKYLTYDRADMAFAHYGPFWRQMRKLCVMKLFSRKREESWDSVREEVDATVLAVASNTGKPVNIGEMVFELTKNIIYRAAFGTLSHEGQEEFIGILQEFSKLFGAFNIADFIPWLGWVDPQGLNARLAKARHSLDGFIDNIIDDHLEKKKNKKTVASVCEETDMVDDMLAFYSEEGKVGESDDSIKLSKDNIKAIIMDVMFGGTETVASAIEWAMAELMKSPEDLKKVQQELADVVGLDRRVEESHFEKLTYLKCSLKETLRLHPPIPLLLHETAEETEVSGYRIPAKSRVMINVWAIGRDQNSWEDPEDFKPSRFLREGMPDFKGSNFEFIPFGSGRRSCPGMQLGLYALDLAVAHLLHCFTWELPDGMKPSELDMNDLFGLTAPRASRLIAIPSKRVVCPLV